Proteins encoded together in one Hymenobacter monticola window:
- a CDS encoding cupin domain-containing protein, with translation MENSSLLGPMKGATRREVGGVQVDVVPTGNARVKRIVYPVGFRWSKNLKDIVGTPLCTHAHVGFLASGRFNIQYPDGVVEEFVAPQAVAIAPGHDGWVVGEEPAILIEFDFEGETVERLGLRRG, from the coding sequence ATGGAAAATTCCTCACTACTCGGCCCCATGAAGGGCGCCACGCGCCGCGAAGTCGGCGGCGTGCAGGTTGATGTCGTGCCCACCGGCAACGCCCGCGTGAAGCGCATTGTGTATCCGGTGGGCTTTCGCTGGTCGAAAAACCTGAAGGACATCGTGGGCACGCCACTCTGCACCCACGCGCATGTGGGCTTTCTGGCTAGCGGCCGGTTCAATATTCAGTACCCCGACGGTGTGGTGGAAGAGTTCGTAGCCCCGCAGGCCGTGGCCATCGCGCCCGGCCACGACGGCTGGGTGGTGGGGGAGGAGCCCGCCATTCTCATCGAGTTCGACTTTGAAGGCGAAACCGTAGAGCGCCTAGGCCTGCGCCGCGGCTAA
- a CDS encoding sigma-54-dependent transcriptional regulator, with amino-acid sequence MPTGTLLLIDDEAMLRQAVARTLELEGYTVHQAPDAMRGLDLLRQHAAEILVVLSDVKLPDGRGLDLLPRYKTLAPLAEVVLLTAYGTIADGVRAMKEGAFDYLTKGDADDQLVVVVERAAEKARLQRRVADLEKKVGAQYSFDSMIGHAPALEQAKRLAQRAAPTDSTVLLEGPTGAGKELFAQAIHQASARRSKPFVAVNCSAFPKDLLESELFGYRKGAFTGALADKKGLLEEASGGTIFLDEIGELELNVQAKFLRVLETQQFTKLGDTRPTSVDVRIVAATNRNLREEADAGNFRPDLYYRLAVFIVPVPGLNERRADVPELANYFLQFFAAKLRRRLRGLEPEALEQLVCHDWRGNVRELKNVLERAAILADGDTLTVDDLPPEFHHLPPAPGLDEATDRSLRTLEQRQIRQVLLDTGGNKMEAARQLGIGTKTLYRKIQEYGL; translated from the coding sequence ATGCCCACCGGCACCCTGCTGCTCATCGACGACGAAGCCATGCTGCGCCAGGCCGTGGCCCGCACCCTGGAGCTGGAAGGCTACACCGTGCATCAGGCCCCTGATGCCATGCGCGGCCTCGACCTGCTACGCCAGCACGCCGCCGAAATCCTCGTGGTGCTGAGCGACGTGAAGCTGCCCGACGGCCGCGGCCTCGACCTGCTGCCCCGCTACAAAACCCTCGCCCCCTTGGCCGAAGTGGTGCTGCTGACGGCCTACGGCACCATAGCCGACGGCGTGCGCGCCATGAAGGAAGGCGCCTTCGACTACCTCACCAAGGGCGATGCCGACGACCAGCTGGTGGTAGTGGTGGAGCGCGCCGCCGAAAAAGCCCGCTTGCAGCGCCGCGTAGCCGATTTGGAGAAGAAAGTGGGCGCCCAGTACAGCTTCGATTCGATGATTGGCCACGCGCCGGCCCTAGAGCAGGCCAAGCGCCTGGCCCAGCGCGCCGCCCCCACCGACAGCACCGTGCTGCTAGAGGGCCCCACCGGCGCGGGCAAGGAGCTGTTCGCCCAGGCCATTCACCAAGCCAGCGCGCGGCGCAGCAAGCCCTTTGTGGCCGTGAACTGCTCGGCCTTTCCGAAAGATTTGCTGGAATCGGAGTTGTTTGGCTACCGCAAAGGGGCCTTCACGGGGGCGCTGGCCGATAAGAAAGGCTTGTTGGAAGAAGCCAGCGGCGGCACCATTTTCCTGGATGAGATTGGCGAACTAGAACTGAACGTGCAGGCCAAGTTCCTGCGGGTGCTGGAGACGCAGCAGTTCACCAAGCTCGGCGACACCCGGCCCACCAGTGTGGACGTGCGCATCGTGGCCGCCACCAACCGCAACCTGCGCGAGGAGGCCGACGCCGGTAATTTTCGTCCCGACCTCTACTACCGCCTGGCCGTATTCATCGTCCCCGTGCCGGGCCTGAACGAGCGCCGAGCCGACGTGCCCGAGCTGGCCAATTACTTCCTGCAGTTCTTCGCCGCCAAGCTGCGCCGCCGCCTGCGCGGCCTGGAGCCCGAGGCCCTGGAGCAGCTCGTGTGCCACGACTGGCGCGGCAACGTGCGCGAGCTGAAGAACGTGCTCGAACGCGCCGCCATCCTCGCCGACGGCGACACGTTGACCGTGGACGACCTGCCGCCCGAGTTCCACCACCTGCCGCCCGCGCCCGGCCTCGACGAGGCCACCGACCGCAGCCTGCGCACGCTGGAGCAGCGCCAGATTCGGCAGGTGCTGCTCGACACCGGCGGCAACAAGATGGAGGCCGCCCGCCAGCTCGGCATCGGCACCAAAACGCTCTACCGCAAGATTCAGGAATACGGCTTGTAG
- the kdpF gene encoding K(+)-transporting ATPase subunit F encodes MLTLLFLSLATFGYLCYVLLKPEKF; translated from the coding sequence ATGCTCACTCTGCTTTTCCTCTCCCTGGCCACATTCGGCTACCTGTGCTACGTGCTGCTGAAACCGGAGAAATTCTGA
- the kdpA gene encoding potassium-transporting ATPase subunit KdpA, with the protein MNKELLGLLVIFGSTMLLALPLGRYLATVYRGDKSWTDFLAPLERLLFRAAGIDANRGMTWQQHLMALLTINLAWFLWAMAVFCLQGSLPLNPDHNPSMTPDQAFNTAISFLVNCNLQHYSGESGATYFSQLFAITFLQFVTAATGMAACVVVFNALKEGTTEKLGNFYNYFVKSITRVLLPVATVVALVLVFQGTPMNWGGKASLVTVQGDSVSVSRGPAAAMIAIKELGTNGGGFFGANSAHPLENPTYLTNAVENFALVLIPLAMVFAFGYYLKRPKLSYMVMGVMTVGFLMLLAPTVYYEMHGNPAIAQMGADQRLGAMEGKEVRFGAAASAYWGITNTVISCGSVNSMHDSHMPISGMAELLGMMTNAFYGGVGVGFLNFFVFVIIAVFISGLMVGRTPELLGKKIEAREMKIAIIVALLHPLLILAGTALSAHLYAGNPTEYVGWLANPGYHGFSEMLYEFTSSAANNGSGFEGLGDNTPWWNISTGVVMLLARYLPIIGPVAIAGLLARKKYIPESAGTLRVDTATFGVMVFFVIWIIAALAFFPALALGPLAEHFTLY; encoded by the coding sequence ATGAACAAAGAACTTCTCGGCCTCCTCGTCATCTTCGGCAGCACCATGCTGCTGGCGCTGCCGCTGGGCCGCTACCTGGCCACCGTGTACCGGGGCGATAAGAGCTGGACCGATTTCCTGGCGCCGCTGGAGCGGCTGCTGTTTCGGGCTGCTGGCATCGACGCCAACCGGGGCATGACCTGGCAGCAGCACCTGATGGCGCTACTCACCATCAACCTGGCCTGGTTCCTGTGGGCGATGGCGGTGTTTTGCCTGCAAGGCAGCCTGCCGCTCAACCCCGACCACAACCCGAGCATGACGCCCGACCAGGCCTTCAACACGGCCATTTCTTTTTTGGTGAACTGCAATTTGCAGCACTACTCGGGCGAGTCGGGCGCGACGTACTTCTCGCAGCTGTTTGCCATTACGTTCCTGCAATTTGTGACGGCGGCTACCGGCATGGCGGCCTGCGTGGTGGTGTTCAATGCCCTGAAAGAGGGCACTACGGAGAAGCTGGGCAACTTCTACAACTACTTCGTGAAGAGCATCACCCGCGTGCTGCTGCCCGTTGCCACGGTGGTGGCGTTGGTGCTGGTGTTCCAGGGCACGCCCATGAACTGGGGCGGCAAGGCCAGCCTCGTGACGGTGCAGGGCGACTCGGTGAGCGTAAGCCGGGGGCCGGCGGCGGCCATGATTGCCATCAAAGAACTGGGCACCAACGGCGGGGGATTTTTCGGGGCCAATTCGGCCCACCCGCTCGAAAACCCCACCTACCTGACTAATGCCGTCGAGAATTTTGCGCTGGTGCTTATTCCGCTGGCGATGGTGTTTGCCTTCGGCTACTACCTGAAGCGGCCCAAGCTCTCCTACATGGTGATGGGGGTGATGACGGTGGGCTTTCTCATGCTGCTGGCGCCCACGGTGTACTATGAAATGCACGGCAACCCCGCCATCGCGCAGATGGGCGCCGACCAGCGCCTGGGCGCGATGGAAGGCAAGGAGGTGCGCTTCGGCGCGGCGGCCTCGGCCTACTGGGGCATCACCAATACCGTCATTTCCTGCGGCTCAGTGAACTCCATGCACGACTCGCACATGCCCATCTCGGGCATGGCCGAGCTGCTGGGCATGATGACCAACGCCTTCTACGGCGGGGTGGGCGTGGGCTTTCTCAACTTCTTCGTGTTCGTCATCATCGCCGTGTTTATCTCGGGGCTGATGGTGGGGCGCACGCCGGAGTTGCTGGGCAAGAAGATTGAGGCGCGGGAGATGAAAATTGCCATCATCGTGGCCCTGCTGCACCCGCTGCTGATTCTGGCCGGCACGGCCCTGTCGGCCCACCTCTACGCTGGCAACCCCACCGAATACGTCGGCTGGTTGGCCAACCCCGGCTACCACGGCTTCTCGGAGATGCTGTATGAATTCACCTCCTCGGCCGCCAACAACGGCTCCGGCTTCGAGGGCCTGGGCGACAACACGCCCTGGTGGAACATCTCGACCGGCGTGGTGATGCTGCTGGCCCGCTACCTGCCCATCATCGGTCCGGTGGCCATTGCGGGGCTGCTGGCCCGCAAGAAGTATATTCCCGAAAGCGCCGGCACCCTGCGCGTCGACACGGCCACCTTCGGCGTGATGGTCTTCTTCGTGATTTGGATTATCGCGGCGCTGGCCTTCTTCCCCGCGTTGGCCCTGGGCCCGCTGGCCGAGCATTTCACGCTGTACTAA
- the kdpB gene encoding potassium-transporting ATPase subunit KdpB has protein sequence MATPSQSLFQPALVREAVGQAFVKLDPRTMFRNPVMFTVEIGTVVMFFVTLGLLFNPDAAQGSFGYNFTVFVVLFLTLLFANFAEAIAEARGKAQADSLRKTRQDTPANVRLDNGQMQQVSSARLQKGQIFVVEAGEIIPTDGEIIEGLATIDESAITGESAPVIREAGGDKSSVTGGTKVLSDRIVVQVTTAPGESFLDKMIALVEGASRQKTPNEIALTILLAGFTLVFVIVCVTLQPFAEYSKTPIAVASFIALFVCLIPTTIGGLLSAIGIAGMDRALRANVITKSGKAVETAGDVDVLLLDKTGTITIGNRKATHFWPAPGVAMPAFIEAATLSSLTDETPEGKSIVELARDNKVDPQQLQSQLAGAELIKFTAETRSSGVTLASGTRLRKGAADAMRRLAEAAGQAYPNEVAERVQTVAKNGGTPLVLSENDRVLGVVELQDIIKPGIQERFARLRNMGIKTVMVTGDNPLTAKFIAEKAGVDDFIAEAKPEDKMQYIRAEQQQGKLVAMMGDGTNDAPALAQADVGVAMNSGTQAAKEAGNMVDLDNDPTKLIEVVEIGKQLLMTRGTLTTFSIANDVAKYFAIVPALFMVAIPALGALNVMGLKSPQSAILSAVIFNALIIPALVPLALKGVAYKPVGASALLRRNLLIYGLGGVVVPFIGIKILDLVVGMFL, from the coding sequence ATGGCAACTCCATCTCAATCCCTCTTTCAACCCGCGCTGGTCCGTGAGGCCGTCGGCCAGGCCTTCGTCAAGCTCGACCCGCGCACCATGTTTCGCAACCCGGTGATGTTCACCGTGGAAATCGGCACGGTGGTCATGTTTTTCGTCACCCTCGGCCTGCTCTTTAACCCCGATGCGGCGCAGGGCAGCTTCGGCTACAATTTTACCGTATTTGTGGTGCTGTTTCTGACCTTGCTGTTTGCCAACTTCGCCGAGGCCATTGCCGAGGCCCGCGGCAAGGCCCAGGCCGATTCGCTCCGCAAAACCCGGCAGGACACACCCGCCAACGTGCGCCTCGACAATGGGCAGATGCAACAGGTCAGCTCGGCCCGGTTACAAAAAGGGCAGATTTTCGTGGTCGAAGCCGGGGAGATTATTCCCACCGACGGCGAGATTATCGAAGGGCTGGCCACGATTGACGAGTCGGCCATTACCGGCGAGTCCGCGCCCGTGATTCGCGAAGCCGGCGGCGATAAGTCGTCGGTGACTGGGGGCACGAAGGTGCTCTCCGACCGTATTGTGGTGCAGGTGACCACGGCCCCCGGCGAGTCGTTTCTCGACAAGATGATTGCGCTGGTAGAAGGTGCTTCGCGTCAGAAAACACCCAACGAAATTGCCCTCACCATCCTGCTGGCGGGCTTCACGCTTGTGTTCGTGATTGTGTGCGTGACCTTGCAGCCTTTTGCCGAATACTCGAAGACGCCCATTGCGGTGGCCTCGTTCATTGCCCTGTTTGTGTGTTTGATTCCGACCACCATCGGCGGGCTGCTCTCGGCCATCGGCATCGCGGGCATGGACCGGGCGCTGCGGGCCAACGTCATCACCAAGAGCGGCAAAGCCGTGGAAACGGCCGGCGACGTGGACGTGCTGCTGCTCGACAAAACCGGCACCATCACCATCGGCAACCGCAAGGCCACGCACTTCTGGCCCGCGCCGGGCGTGGCCATGCCGGCGTTTATTGAGGCCGCCACCCTCAGCTCGCTCACCGATGAAACGCCCGAAGGCAAGAGCATTGTGGAGCTGGCCCGCGACAACAAGGTGGACCCGCAGCAGCTGCAAAGCCAACTGGCCGGGGCCGAGCTCATCAAGTTCACGGCCGAAACCCGGAGCAGCGGCGTGACGCTGGCCAGCGGCACCCGCCTGCGCAAGGGCGCAGCCGACGCCATGCGCCGCCTGGCCGAAGCCGCCGGCCAAGCCTACCCCAACGAGGTGGCCGAGCGGGTGCAAACCGTGGCCAAAAACGGCGGCACTCCGCTGGTGCTGAGCGAAAACGACCGGGTGCTGGGCGTGGTGGAGCTGCAGGACATCATCAAGCCCGGCATTCAGGAGCGGTTTGCGCGGCTGCGCAACATGGGCATCAAGACGGTGATGGTGACCGGCGACAACCCGCTCACGGCCAAATTCATCGCCGAAAAAGCCGGCGTCGACGACTTCATTGCCGAAGCCAAGCCGGAGGACAAGATGCAGTACATCCGGGCCGAGCAGCAGCAGGGCAAGCTGGTGGCCATGATGGGCGACGGCACCAACGACGCGCCCGCTCTGGCCCAGGCCGATGTGGGGGTGGCCATGAACTCGGGTACCCAGGCCGCCAAAGAAGCCGGCAACATGGTGGACCTCGACAACGACCCCACCAAACTCATCGAAGTAGTCGAAATCGGCAAGCAGCTGCTGATGACGCGCGGCACTTTGACGACGTTTTCGATTGCGAACGACGTGGCCAAGTACTTCGCCATTGTGCCGGCGCTGTTTATGGTGGCGATTCCGGCCCTGGGCGCGCTGAACGTGATGGGCCTGAAGTCGCCGCAGTCGGCCATCCTCTCGGCCGTCATTTTCAACGCCCTCATCATCCCGGCCCTGGTGCCGCTGGCGTTGAAAGGCGTGGCCTACAAGCCCGTCGGCGCCTCGGCCCTGCTGCGCCGCAACCTGCTGATTTATGGCCTGGGCGGGGTGGTGGTGCCCTTTATTGGGATTAAGATTTTGGACTTGGTGGTGGGGATGTTTTTGTAA
- the kdpC gene encoding potassium-transporting ATPase subunit KdpC has product MKTQFLPALRLTLVMLVLCCGLYPALITAAAQLAPGRGEGEQIMKNGRVVGFTNVGQKFDRPEYFNSRPSAVDYHADASAGSNKGPSNPEYLAAVKARLDTFLLENPGVRAADVPAELITASGSGLDPHLSPAGALVQVPRVARARKLDAARVEALVRQHLEANPIGPDRVNVLRLNLALDALAGK; this is encoded by the coding sequence ATGAAAACCCAATTCCTTCCCGCCCTTCGCCTCACCTTAGTTATGCTGGTGCTGTGCTGCGGCCTGTACCCGGCCCTCATTACCGCCGCCGCGCAGCTTGCGCCGGGCCGCGGCGAGGGCGAACAAATCATGAAAAACGGCCGTGTGGTGGGCTTCACCAATGTGGGCCAGAAGTTTGACCGGCCCGAGTACTTCAACTCCCGCCCCTCGGCCGTCGACTACCACGCCGACGCTAGTGCCGGCTCGAACAAAGGCCCGAGCAACCCCGAGTACCTGGCCGCGGTGAAAGCGCGCCTCGACACCTTCCTGCTCGAAAACCCCGGTGTGCGTGCCGCCGACGTGCCCGCCGAACTCATCACCGCCAGCGGCTCGGGCCTCGACCCGCACCTGTCGCCGGCCGGGGCGCTGGTGCAGGTGCCCCGCGTGGCCCGCGCCCGTAAGCTGGATGCGGCCCGTGTGGAGGCATTGGTTCGGCAGCACCTCGAAGCCAACCCCATCGGCCCCGACCGCGTGAACGTGCTCCGGCTGAACCTGGCGCTGGATGCGCTGGCGGGCAAGTAA
- a CDS encoding porin, with protein MALSTSATLAQTTPTTDPALAVPPPAAPASAAPAPGPLSTYGFVDAYYGYDIDHANGNERQFFLYSHGRQNEFTINQALIGLRYDDGRVRGALGLHAGTYVSANYAAEDPVLRHVYEASAGFRPFAKAWLDMGVFGSHIGFESAISKDNWTLTRSIMAENSPYYESGARFTYEVGPKLTLTGLVLNGWQNIRETNQAKALGTQIQWKPSDKVLINSSTFYGNEQPQDSLIRRRYFHNFYITYAASERTNLALVFDVGKQRGLGREKYDTWHTGAVFIKQQLADKLSTTLRGEYYYAERGVIIRSIMPRALDQNFRVAGGSLNLDYSPASNVVFRVEGRYLNGMRGVFARADNADNRSYGNVTTSLALSF; from the coding sequence GTGGCCTTAAGCACGAGCGCCACCCTGGCCCAAACCACGCCCACCACCGACCCGGCTTTGGCCGTGCCGCCCCCCGCCGCGCCTGCTTCGGCGGCTCCAGCGCCCGGCCCGCTCAGCACCTACGGCTTCGTGGATGCCTACTACGGTTACGACATCGACCATGCCAACGGCAACGAGCGGCAGTTCTTCCTCTACTCGCACGGTCGTCAGAACGAGTTCACCATCAACCAGGCCCTCATCGGCTTGCGCTACGACGATGGCCGGGTGCGTGGCGCGCTGGGCCTGCACGCGGGCACTTATGTGAGCGCCAACTACGCGGCCGAGGACCCCGTGCTCCGGCATGTGTACGAAGCTTCCGCGGGCTTCCGGCCCTTCGCCAAAGCCTGGCTGGACATGGGTGTTTTTGGCTCGCACATCGGGTTTGAGTCGGCCATTTCGAAGGATAACTGGACACTGACGCGCTCCATTATGGCCGAAAACTCGCCTTATTACGAAAGCGGGGCGCGCTTCACCTACGAAGTTGGGCCGAAGCTGACGCTGACCGGGCTGGTGCTCAACGGCTGGCAGAATATCCGCGAAACCAACCAGGCCAAAGCCCTCGGCACCCAGATTCAGTGGAAGCCGTCGGATAAGGTGCTCATCAACAGCAGCACGTTTTATGGCAACGAGCAGCCGCAGGACTCGCTCATTCGGCGGCGCTATTTCCACAATTTCTACATTACCTACGCCGCTTCGGAGCGCACCAATCTGGCGCTGGTGTTCGATGTGGGCAAGCAGCGCGGCCTCGGCCGGGAGAAGTACGACACCTGGCACACCGGAGCAGTTTTTATCAAGCAGCAGCTGGCTGACAAGCTCTCAACCACGCTGCGCGGCGAGTACTACTACGCCGAGCGGGGCGTCATCATCCGCAGCATCATGCCGCGGGCGCTGGACCAGAATTTTCGCGTGGCCGGCGGCTCACTCAACCTCGATTATTCACCAGCCAGCAACGTGGTGTTTCGGGTGGAAGGGCGGTATCTGAACGGGATGCGGGGCGTATTCGCCCGCGCCGACAACGCCGACAACCGCAGCTACGGCAACGTGACGACGAGCCTGGCGCTGTCGTTTTAA
- a CDS encoding sensor protein KdpD: protein MQPDPRDQSAERFLRLVQAKRRGTLKVYLGLAAGVGKTFRLLQEAQELRQHGVDVLLGYIETHGRPGTVAELRDLPLLPRKQLFYKGRALEEMDLEGIVQRRPQVVVVDELAHSNVPGSRHEKRWQDVEYLVAQGISVITAVNVQHLESLHDQVLRITGTDVTERIPDQLLKQADEVVNVDLTVGELRARLEEGKIYDPAKVPTALANFFQAENLLQLRRLAVREVAQLLSRQVESEAGGAPAVAAPRRNDDRLLACINSNDAAAKEIIRKTSRLADRFSAAAWYVLYVQTGRETADRIGLATQRHLLNNLQLATELGAQILRVKDDDVVGAIRRVAQEKNATLLVCGITREKGLWEQLSRRGVTADLLRAVADDGSDLDVYLVTY, encoded by the coding sequence ATGCAGCCCGACCCCCGCGACCAATCCGCCGAGCGGTTCCTGCGCCTGGTGCAGGCCAAGCGGCGCGGCACGCTCAAGGTGTATCTGGGGCTGGCGGCCGGCGTGGGCAAAACCTTTCGCCTGCTGCAGGAAGCCCAAGAGCTGCGCCAACACGGCGTGGACGTGCTGCTCGGCTACATCGAGACGCACGGCCGCCCCGGCACTGTGGCCGAGCTACGGGACCTGCCGCTGCTGCCGCGCAAGCAGCTGTTTTACAAAGGCCGGGCGCTGGAGGAAATGGACCTGGAAGGCATCGTGCAGCGCCGCCCGCAGGTAGTGGTAGTGGATGAGCTGGCCCACTCCAACGTGCCCGGCTCGCGTCACGAAAAGCGCTGGCAGGATGTAGAATACCTCGTGGCCCAGGGCATTTCGGTGATTACGGCCGTGAACGTGCAGCACCTCGAAAGCCTGCACGACCAGGTGCTGCGCATCACCGGCACCGACGTGACCGAGCGCATCCCCGACCAGCTGCTTAAGCAGGCCGACGAGGTGGTGAACGTGGACCTGACCGTGGGCGAGCTGCGCGCCCGCCTGGAAGAGGGCAAAATCTACGACCCGGCCAAGGTGCCTACCGCGCTGGCCAACTTTTTCCAGGCCGAAAACCTGCTGCAGCTGCGGCGGCTGGCGGTGCGCGAAGTGGCCCAGCTGCTGAGCCGGCAGGTGGAATCCGAAGCCGGCGGCGCGCCCGCCGTGGCCGCGCCGCGCCGCAACGACGACCGCCTGCTGGCCTGCATCAATTCCAATGACGCCGCGGCCAAGGAAATCATCCGCAAAACCTCGCGGCTGGCCGACCGGTTTTCGGCTGCCGCCTGGTACGTGCTCTACGTGCAAACCGGCCGCGAAACCGCCGACCGCATCGGCCTGGCCACCCAGCGCCACCTGCTCAATAACCTGCAGCTGGCCACCGAGCTGGGCGCCCAGATTCTGCGGGTGAAGGACGACGACGTGGTGGGCGCCATCCGGCGGGTGGCGCAGGAGAAAAACGCCACCCTGCTGGTCTGCGGCATCACCCGTGAAAAAGGGTTGTGGGAGCAGCTGAGCCGGCGCGGCGTGACGGCGGATTTGCTCCGCGCTGTAGCGGATGATGGGTCAGACTTGGATGTGTATCTGGTGACGTATTGA
- a CDS encoding HAMP domain-containing sensor histidine kinase, with translation MNLKTKITTGFLAMLLLVLSIGGYAYYSLRQLDRSSRDVLKANLYSIELGQRMLRSLDQLARQPLADTAGTAAFAAALAEEARNVTEPGEQQVVDDLRRLTQQLRQHQQQARRAVAAGQTSPLGIEAEPYELGGLTYQMMALNTDALNRKTEAANQRADQANRNLLLFATLAVLLGLALVASVPEAAVQPLRKLTAALDHATERNFSASIPQESHDEFGQVARAFNRMLGQLREYRTSTAAELITERNRAASIVNTLDEGLLLLDENRTILLANPVLCELLGLPAEKLLGRPAATVRLENDLFQAMLRPLDAPNREAAVAEAPLLHISQRGEEAFYQLAVQDLVSFNEATEKTEFVGHILTLRNVSDFKKLDQVKSNFLATVSHELKTPLSSINLNTKLLQDERLPADERQRITGYIRQETQRLQRMVAELLDVSRLDAGAGIQLDVQPTNLADVVSFATATVQPQLHDKQLRLEFHQPTRLPEVRADVEKTTWVLINLLANAIRYSPVGAALTVRVAVAGAFVRVSVQDHGPGIAPEHHDKIFQRFAQLPDKTGYRGGSGLGLSIAREFIATQGGRLWVESELGSGSTFSFTLPVVGA, from the coding sequence ATGAACCTCAAAACCAAAATCACCACCGGCTTCCTGGCCATGCTGCTGCTGGTGCTCAGCATCGGGGGCTATGCGTACTACTCCCTGCGGCAACTCGACCGCAGCTCGCGCGATGTGCTCAAGGCCAACCTATACTCTATAGAGCTGGGCCAACGCATGCTCCGAAGCCTCGACCAGCTGGCGCGGCAGCCGCTGGCCGACACCGCCGGCACTGCCGCCTTCGCGGCGGCGCTGGCCGAGGAAGCCCGCAACGTGACCGAGCCCGGCGAGCAGCAGGTGGTGGACGACCTGCGCCGCCTCACCCAGCAGCTGCGGCAGCACCAGCAGCAGGCCCGGCGGGCGGTGGCGGCCGGACAGACCAGCCCGCTAGGCATCGAGGCCGAGCCGTATGAGTTGGGCGGCCTTACCTACCAGATGATGGCGCTGAATACCGACGCCCTGAACCGCAAAACCGAAGCCGCCAACCAGCGCGCCGACCAGGCCAACCGCAACCTGCTCCTGTTTGCCACCTTGGCCGTGCTGCTGGGCCTGGCCCTGGTGGCCAGCGTGCCCGAAGCCGCCGTGCAGCCCCTGCGCAAGCTCACCGCCGCCTTGGACCACGCCACCGAGCGCAACTTTTCGGCCAGCATTCCGCAGGAAAGCCACGACGAATTCGGGCAGGTGGCCCGCGCCTTCAACCGCATGCTGGGCCAGCTGCGCGAGTACCGCACTTCCACCGCCGCCGAGCTCATTACGGAGCGCAACCGCGCCGCCAGCATCGTGAACACCCTGGACGAAGGCCTGCTCTTGCTGGATGAAAACCGCACCATTCTGCTGGCCAACCCGGTGCTGTGCGAACTGCTGGGCCTGCCGGCCGAAAAGCTGCTGGGCCGCCCCGCTGCCACCGTGCGCCTCGAAAACGACCTGTTCCAGGCCATGCTCCGGCCGCTGGACGCGCCCAACCGCGAAGCCGCCGTGGCCGAAGCGCCGCTGCTGCACATCAGCCAGCGCGGCGAGGAGGCGTTTTATCAGCTGGCGGTGCAGGACTTGGTGTCCTTCAACGAAGCCACGGAGAAGACCGAGTTTGTGGGCCACATTCTCACGCTGCGCAACGTGTCCGATTTCAAAAAGCTCGACCAGGTGAAGTCGAACTTCCTGGCCACCGTAAGCCACGAGCTGAAAACGCCGCTTTCCAGCATCAACCTCAACACCAAGCTGCTGCAGGACGAGCGCCTGCCCGCCGACGAGCGCCAGCGCATCACCGGCTACATCCGCCAGGAAACCCAGCGCCTGCAGCGCATGGTGGCCGAGCTGCTTGACGTATCGCGCCTCGACGCGGGCGCCGGCATTCAGCTCGACGTGCAGCCCACCAACCTAGCCGACGTGGTGAGCTTCGCCACCGCCACCGTGCAGCCCCAGCTACACGACAAGCAGCTGCGCCTCGAATTTCACCAGCCCACGCGCCTGCCCGAGGTGCGGGCCGACGTGGAGAAAACAACCTGGGTACTCATCAACCTGCTGGCCAACGCCATCCGCTACTCGCCGGTGGGGGCGGCCCTCACGGTGCGGGTAGCGGTGGCCGGCGCCTTTGTGCGGGTGAGCGTGCAAGACCACGGCCCCGGCATCGCGCCCGAGCACCACGACAAAATTTTCCAACGCTTCGCCCAGCTGCCCGACAAAACCGGCTACCGCGGCGGCTCCGGCCTAGGCCTGAGCATTGCCCGCGAGTTCATCGCCACGCAGGGCGGCCGACTGTGGGTCGAAAGCGAGCTGGGCAGCGGCAGCACCTTCAGCTTCACGCTGCCAGTGGTGGGAGCGTAG
- a CDS encoding VOC family protein, protein MDFKLELIPVPVADIDRAKQFYTAQVGFRLDHDVRPGATVRVVQLTPPGSGCSIVLAEGLSGLAMPAGSLRGLHLVVADIAAARAELASRGVAMGEIQDMGGIKFSAFKDPDGNTWTLQEIPGRK, encoded by the coding sequence ATGGACTTCAAACTGGAACTCATCCCGGTGCCGGTGGCCGACATCGACCGCGCCAAGCAATTCTACACCGCGCAAGTCGGCTTCCGGCTCGACCATGACGTGCGGCCCGGCGCCACGGTGCGCGTGGTGCAGCTCACACCGCCCGGCTCCGGCTGCTCCATCGTGCTGGCCGAAGGGCTATCGGGCCTGGCCATGCCGGCCGGCTCGCTGCGCGGCCTGCATTTGGTGGTGGCCGACATTGCCGCCGCCCGGGCTGAGTTGGCCAGCCGGGGCGTGGCTATGGGCGAAATTCAGGATATGGGCGGCATTAAGTTCTCCGCCTTCAAAGACCCCGACGGTAATACCTGGACCTTGCAGGAAATTCCGGGAAGGAAGTAG